In Archocentrus centrarchus isolate MPI-CPG fArcCen1 chromosome 23, fArcCen1, whole genome shotgun sequence, the sequence TTGTCCCCCTCCTCGGTTTCCCTCCTTGggattgctcttttttttttttttcctttttcctctttatggCTGCATAAGTCACTCTTCAAATCCCCAGAAGGCTTTTCCAGTGTGTAAAAGTTTGGATTCCATCACTCAGTTTCCAAGGTAAGAATCCATTTCTTCAAATCACACGCTCCAGAAATGCACATATTTATACTTTCTACATTTGCAATCATATAATCTTGGCAACACAATTTATAATATTCAcatctttatagatttttatttaacatttttaaacaaaaacagaaactctgGCTGTACACTGGTCATATTCTAATTTGTAATACTACATTTGTACTTTGTACAATGATAAAAGAAGCAGATTTACAAAATGTGATAGAAAATGTATATCATGTCTCTTCCTATATTCCATTAGCATGGAAAGCTGTGTCTCAGTGAGTCTTTGGAAGCTTTTTACTATTGAAAGATGAAAGAAGTGATGACAGAGAAATAGATAATCACTCTGCGTGAATCTGCCCTGATGTGTGCCGTGATATTTTGTCCAATCTGATGTGTTCATGCTGAGGATgccatttagaaaaaaataaaccaccACACAGCTAGATGCAAacgcacacgtgcacacacacgaaTTAACGATGGCCCCTGATCTTAAcataatgacacacacacacacacacacacacacacacagggtttgCATATGAAACTACAATGTTTCTGAAGACAGCTAAGAACATAGACAGGCAGTCAACCAAAACAGCCCACTGTGCCTGCAAACCCATTTACCTGTGGTTATTTCTGATACATTATTTCAGTGACATTGAAATGGCACGATTTCTTTAGCTTGTTCAGTCAAAACAGGTGATTTTTATTACCATAAACATCATAGTGACGGTAGCCCAGAGctggtaaaataataaaataaaatgaaaataaaatcaggaaGGCTGTAAAACACACTCTTTAATGTGCATCACACAGCAGCACGATCTACAACTTACAGCCCAGACACTCTAAAGAAGCAACAGGGATTTCAGGATAAAAGAGCAATTTGTTTATGTCATTCTGGATAAGGCACTTCAAATTGCTCTGTACAATCCGGCGATATAAACTTTCGGTCTCTGAATCAAATCTCACAGCATgcacaagctgctgctgcatctTCATATCTGCTTGGCTGCACAAGATTGTTGAGATTATTCTCAGCAACGGCCCCAAGAGTGAAACCAGAGAAACCTCAAATTTGAAGTCTTCTCTGATAAACGTTACATGTCACAAGtactcctttaaaaaggaaTGTAGCCCTTTGACATAAGCCGTATGCACAGGAGCCCAGATAGCTCTGACGGCACAACATGATATGTTGATGATTTATGTTTATTTCGAGCATGGACGGCacatgtgtgtgagtatatatGCATTTGAAATCACTCATAAAAGGTTAGGATTCTGAACATATTTCCTTATTTTCAGGAACAATGGATTGTGCATGCACATCATGAGAATGAGATGCAATAAAAGTGCAGGAGCGGCAGTAAACAGTGCCGTATCACACTCTGTTTACACGATCCAACAGGTTTCATCTGGGACACTAAAATTCCTGCAGCAAAACCTTTGGCTGACCTACCCTGAATGGCTGTGACTTCTCCAAACATGGTCCACTTGTAGTGTGATCCTCTAGCTTTGGATTTTGTCACTGACAGACCCCACGTCCCACCCCCCCACCTCGTCTCTCTCAGCTCCTCTCGTAACCATGATTATCTGTTTCACATGTACAAAGAACACCTTGGAGTCATCAGGTTGCTTTCTCTGTTATATGGATGAGAGCTGTACTCTTTCACTGTCACTACATGATGCTCTTTCATTCTGTCATTAGGGTACATTCCTCACCTACCCTCCACCCACTTCCTCCATTTCCAGTCAAGCCCTAATACAAGAACGCCTTTTTGTTCTCAAGTGTTTGACAACTTGGCGACAAGATCGGGATGAGTGAAATGGCTTAATGGCCTCTAATGCTCAAAGTGCAAGGGATGGCGACAACTCCTGTAAGCACGTTTATTTTTTGGATGCATCTCGCCCTTTTCCCGCTCCAGGAGGTGATAAACTGCCATTACCTTCCATCAAACACCCATGCAGCTGCTCAAGCTGAGACCCCTAGATCACCGCTTGAGCTGTGAGCCACTTAGTCTCCTGCTGGTATCACTCAAATGACAGCTTAGCAAAGATTAATCAGTTATTCTGGAAGGTTCTTTACTCACTTCTAAGATGTGTGACAGACATGGCTCCACTCATGATCGAAAAGGAAGGTTGCTGTGATGGGCGCCTGAGTTCCTACTGGAAGTGTTCAGATAAATATGGACCAGTAATAAGTCtgttcttttcatttctgttgctcaaaccacaaaaatacaaatacttgAGTAAAATTTTgaagtgctttattttttttttctgttttattctacTTTGTATTTCTGCTGAGACCTTTAAGAAGAGATAACAATATGTTTTATCTTGACTCACTGAGTGGTGTTTCAGAGAGGTCAGTTGCAGTTTGGTTGGAATCTACCCAATACTGAATGCTGAGTATACATGAATGCACTAATGGGGGAGTTAATATActgtttaaattttaataaGTAAGAAGGTTAATGTGCACTGATACTCAACTGAATGAGAGGGCAAATGCATCAGTCTCTAGTGgaaaaattgaaaaacaaaaatggaaagaaTGGAAAAACACTGGTCTCAACATTTCGAGTGAAAACTGGGAGGGGTCTTTCTCAGATtgcaaagaaaaatgcacatcTGAGACTGAgagtaaaaggaaaagaaaacacaacactggAGAAAAGTGCGGTGTAAATCAGTGGTTCAGGTGTCTTGGTGAAAAAGGACATTTAGGAGATGCAGAAGCAATGGAAAGATGCTGTGGGAGCCCTTGATGCTGCCTTTCATGGATGCTTGGTGGGCAAGGCAGGCAATCACTTCAATGAGAATACAGGCAGTCAGCAGGTTTTCTGCCTATGATGGAGAGGCCAGCAAATCACTGGATCACAGGTCTGCTGAGCTGTTGTGGGAACACTTTGAATGTATGGTACCTTAACAGTGCCACTCTAACTTGTGGGAAGGGTTAGGCTTAGGGGAAGGGGAAGAATTTCTTCTGGATTACTGCAAAAAATTGGCCTCTAGAATGCCAAATGCCTGCAAGGATGTGATAGCTGGAAACTAATGATTCTTTGATGAAAACAAATTATAATTTGAACTAAATATCATTATTTCTAACCTTCCATGTCTTTGAAGGTCATTTGATTACAATTATTCTTAAAAGACAGAGTAACCCCAAACATTGTCTACTCGCTCCCCTGTACTGTACTTTTATGCTTTGTCCCATTTATTTAATCTCTTCCCCCTTAccccaactggtcacggcaGAATGCCACCCTCCCTGAGCctagttctgctggaggtctcttcctatTGAAATGGAGTTCTTCTTCCCCAGCAAGTGCATGGTCATGGAGGATTGCTGAatttttatcttacaatataaagcacctcgagATATTGTGACTTAGCACAATAGAAATGCACTGATTTAAAATGAATAGTGCATATATCAGCGATATAGTAGCTGGAAGTAAGATGATACATtgagcaggaaaaaagaaaaaaaaatacaaaaagtatgATGGTGAATATACCAATATATATTGGTATGAACTTTACATTCATGGCCTTAAAAGAGTAAGAGACTATAACAGGATCAGGGCTGAGTGGAGCACTAAGTGGGGCATGGGCTTGTAGCAAGCTGAGCGTATAATGGGCAATCTTTAATCTCGAATGTAGGTGTTCCACATCGTCCCATAATCTGATCAGCCTCATGGTGAGTTTTCATTATAGGATCTGTCCCAGATTTCTCTTTAAGGAGACAGCCTTGAGTAGCTATTCGGTGCAGGCGTAATTCTTTACAAAAAGCCCCCCTACCAGCCAATGTGGCAACCTCCTTATGGTAATTTCTCCTGCATATTAATCACATCAACTGGTGAGCACACACTACTATAAATGAGAACGTCTAGGCTTAAATGATGGATGACATGCATGAGCGCAAAGAACACGTTGTACTGTAAAAACAtatattttcccatttttcatttaattaaaataaacacaagtgtgtatatatatatatatatatatatatatatatatatatatatatatatatatatatatatatatatatatattatatatattgtgtgtgtttatagaaTTATCTGTTTAtagaattaataattaaatagcAGTAAAACAAAAAGGTCGCAAAACATCCAAGACACATAAAtagcccttttttaaaaaaataaaaaatcacgaGGCTGTGACCTGTGATCAGAAGTAAACTCCACTCGTggagcacacaaacaaactcagcatgtacacacccacacacaagcgtacccacacacacccaggtCTtcacaatcatcatcatcagtacaGTACAGAACACGCTGCGACATCAATCCACTAATCAGCATGATCAAATGACATCTCCCACTCATctgcacacacaagcaaacagcacAAAGAGCCTTCCCACAGACAGTAATAAAGAacagctctgagctccaaccACCTGTTTCACTCACTGAGAAGGAAGTTTCCTTTCAGTGGTGAATATcttgacaacaaaaacaaatttcttcATAGCTGTAATGAGATGAAATCAAAAAGAGTGACTGAACAAGCTATGCcacattttttctctctttttttttaaaaagctatttATAGCTATTGCTGTTTGGTCTGTTTGTATGCCTCTCAGCTGCAGCCATTTTGTTATTCCTTATAATGGTATATGACAGACTACTCTTTGGCTGGGAGCAGCGACTTCCTCACACTGACAGCAAGACAGAAATCCCTGCTtcgagacaaagaaagaaaggtaGTGCCATTCAAAAATTCTCGGAAAACAtcaggctgtttttttgtttttttttttaaatcaaatatgcCATTTTCTATTGCTTGTCTGAGTCCAGGTCCAAGAAACAGTCAAAGCAAAAGTGCCCAGACCTTCCTCGCCTTCGTCATCACCTCAAACTTTTCTGAGGGGACTGCAgggcattcccaagccagccagtATGTTCTAGGTCtgccccaattttttttttcccatggcTGGACACGCTCAAAAAATCTTATGCATCCATGAATCATCTTAGTCAGATGCCCAGACAAACTCAAGCGACTTCTTTCGATGTGGAGAAGCAAGCACTCCACTCTGAGATTGTTGCCCAATCACTATTGCagtttgagttaaaaaaaaattgtgcaggTTAAACAAATGACATAGAGCATATTAATCAGTCATTTCCCCCTTGTTTCCATTATTTATGCTACACTAAGCTACAGCAACTGTCTCCTGGTCCCAGTTTCATATCAACCAACATGAGTGATAAGAGTCTTCCCATCCATCACTGAAGTGAATGAGCATATTTACATCCTCGGTGGGGATCCATCCTCAATTAGCAGAATAATCTGACTGGCTCAAATTAAGTATTTTCAATCATCATCAGCTCTTTGAGTGGCTTTTAAATGCCCTTTGTTTTAACAGACAAATTGCATCcaatttctttctctctttttttttgtttgtttgctaaaCCAGCCTTTTAAGCTCAACATTATTTCTGGTTAGGATCTGTCCCTGCCAGTGTGCAAACTTGCCAAGtgcaactttaacatttaaaaaaatatattatgtaTTAATGGTAACTCACTGTTAGATGGCAAAGCTTTAAGTCCTAATGTGACCATTTCAGAGGCAATCTGCACAAATCAATCCAAATTTATTCTACATGTTGCTGATTGGAAGTACCATGGTGGTGATCACAGGAAGAAGGCAGGCAGAGGGCCACAAGCGTGCACACAAATGCAGAGCCAGCACACACCTACTTGTGCGCTCACACACATAATTACACAGTGATATGTACAGGTATCTACAGGTATCTTTACTGAACTTCAAACTTCTGAGGTTTGTAAATTCAGTCAGCCCTATTTTCCCATTTTgaatttttcttgtgttttcttaCAGCACAGATCTTCCTCTGCTCtttatctttattaattttttttaaatcagctgtgTCACTCCCTTTTCCCTGCTTTACAtgcccttcttttctttttgagcaTACAAGTAACCCTCTCAATAACCTTTTTTGTTCACCCCACTATCTTTCCTATCTACACTGTTTCTGCAAGACATATCTCAATGCAACTGACTTCAGCTGAATTTGTGTAAAGTGCTACAACCGGTTACTGAGAGAATTTGAAGAACGAATGACCAAATGATGGTAAATGATTTCAAAATGTACTCTTGCAGTCTTTATGATGCTTACAAACCTCTTTCACAGACACACTCATGTATTCATGGatgacacacacattcacactcatagACACAGAGCTCATTTATTAGTGGTTCCTCTCAAGTGGCACGTATTTATCTGGCTGACCTAATATTCTTATATTGGCAGAGAAGAAGATGTTtgaatgtctttttaaatgtgacattGCACAGGGCGTAGCAGGCCGGATTAATGGTACTGTTGATATAGCATAGCCAGTAACCAATAGTCCACACTGTGTTGGGGATACAACTAGAGCAAAAGGTGTTAATAAGCACCATCACATTATAAGGAGTCCAGGTGGCAACAAAAGCTACCAGGATGGCCATTATGGTGCGGGTAACTTTTTTCTCCCGTGATGGcgctgctttcttcttcttgtttggAGGTTGCTTAGTCATCTTCACAATCTTCCGAGCCACGTGGTTCTGCCGCTCTGAGGTTGGGACAATCTCAACAGTGGCATTAGATGGCGTGTAGCAGTCCCCTTTGGGTGATTTAGTCTTGATCTTAATGCATGTCAGCTTGGAGCCCCCTGCCTTGGCTCGCTGACGTGTGAGTGGCTGGCTTGTCTCAAGACTGGAGTTGGCTGTGGATGGTGCTGGTTCCTCATCTTTCTGATTGGAAGCAACCACACTGCCAGATGTTGAGTCATTGGAGCTTTCCTTCTCCTCTCCAGGAGTACAATTTTCCCTTGCCACATCATCACCTTCAGTTTCTCCCTCAGCATTGGTCGAGGAAGGTCCTTTGCCATTTTGAAGTTTTCCATCATGCTGGTTTGCCCCATCAGCAGCATTCTGGCTCTGCGAATGCCCCGCATCTTCCCCTGGTACATTGTTGTTGTTAGATTTTGGAGTGTTGTTTCTCCTCTGGCCCGGTGAGAGGGATTCTGGATTTACTCCTGATGGCTTCCTGTTATCCTTCTTCACGCGGCTCTTGCTTGCTCTGGAGATCTGCCAGTATAGCTGAATCATGATGATGACAGGTAGGTAAAAGGCAGCAATCGCTGTGCCAAAAGTAACGGCAGCATTGGAAAAGAACTGGATATAGCACTCCTTCTCAGGCACAGTCCGCCCACCAACAATGAACTGCCAGAAGAGAATAGCAGGCGCCCAGAGGATGAAAGACAGGACCCAGGCTGCTGCAATCATCATTCCTGCCATTTTGGTGGTCCTTTTGACAGGGTAGGTGAGGGGCTTGGTGACACAAAAGTATCTATCAAAGCTTATAATGAGAAGATTCATGACAGATGCATTGCTGACAACATAGTCCAATGCTAACCACAAGTCGCACACCACTGGCCCCAGGGGCCAGTAGCCAATCACTATGTAGACCGTGTACAAGTTCATTGAGCACAGTCCAATAATTAGATCAGCACATGCAAGGCTGAATAAAAAGTAGTTGTTGACAGTTTGCAAGTTCCTATTAACTTTGATGGAAAGCATGACTAGGATATTTCCAATAACTGTAACCAAACTGAGGGAACCAGCCACCAACACGATGAACACCACCTCCACAGTCTTGTAGGCGCTTTCACTCTCTTCCACAACTTCTGTGTCATTGCCTTCAGAGGCATTCCAATATGTGAAATTGAATGCATCCATGGCATTTGGTCTTTTGTCGCCACCTCCTACTCAGATGGAACCTACAAGAGAACAAAAGAGAGAAGATTTGTAATAAGGTGCAAAAGAAGACTGTGATAGCTTCAACGTTTTAGTCGGCTaaagacttttttaaaaatgcagatgCATTAGAGctatatactttatttattttcttaactgTGAAAGTTGAGAAACCCACAATAACTTCCTTTTAACTTTAGCAAGCCAAAGTATTTGCTCACATATGCTTAAACTACTTAAATCTAGCATAAATCTAAATATAtattctaatatatatatattctaaaaACTACAAATTAAAATGCTAAATGACAGTGTGACATCAGAAGAACTTATCAGCAACCATACAGTTAATAGTTTAAGTCACATTTAGTAAAAATATCATATTCAATATGCTACAAAAGATATAATACCATCTTTTAACATGTAATGATATAAGCAGAGTAGATGATAATCCAGAGAtagattacaaaaataaatacatgtttcTCCAAACCATCAGTATGAGCTGGACGACCTTTTCTGTTTAAAACCAGCTTTTAGCCCGCCTAAAAGCAATTCATCAGATAACAGTGACAATTCTGGCTGCACACCAATTAGCTTGATAATTGGAAGCACAGGTATCTGGCACTTGTATTTTTCATAATCAGTGCATGAATAACATCTACCCATTAGACACCTGCTTCATTATGGagaaaaacccccccaaaacaacaacaaaagggcCCTCAGAGGCAAAAACCTAATGCACATCAGTGGTTGATGAAAAATAAGATTATGTAAAAGCAAATTGTGGTAGCATGTAAAATGAGGATGTCACAATGACAGCTCGCCgtgcgacagactggtgaccaaTCCAGGGTGCATgatgcctctcgccctgtgataGTTGTGATAGGCGCCAGCTCCACCATTACCCTGAATGAGGTAAGCCGAAGGGAGaacatgaatggatggatggattgatggatggcgACAGTTTGGCATGGTGATACAAATTTTCACATATAACTCAGTTTATTTAATGACTAAATACATtcaacacacatacaaacaaaggataagtaactttattaAATGATTCATTTTGCACAAAGGTGGGTGTTTCTTAATACAGCATATTTCAGTCAAGCTCACTGTGATATCCCTGTATGTCTGCTGATCTCACTGGCTGCTTGAGCATCCTTGCCAAAATAGAACATGCTATTTAGCCCACCTACAGTTTCTGCTGCCTCTGcatgctgctttgcaacccaccttcaCTCCAGCTCTTTCTGTGTGTACAATTTCTTAATTTCATGTTTGCTCTCATCAATACCTGCTCTTTTCTATGCGGAGGAGAGGGCCCAGGGCCCAGGGCAGAGCCATGGTTCTAAATCTTAATTGCTGCAGATGTGATCACACTGTGGTCCTGACTGAATTAAATATAGTTAAACCTGCAATGTTAtcttaaagcattttaaagcaCGTACATCTTCACTGCTAAAAACGTATTTGTTTATCCCCAGTTATCAAAGCTTACTAGGGTTTTGCACTTTGAAGGATAAATTTTCAAACATATACTGTAATGCCTAATGGCTAGCTTGTGGCTTGGATTTCTGTCCTTTTAtgttttctgcatatttttccAAACCTTTATATTAGTTGTTGatagctgttttaaaaaaatcactatTCCTTTAAAGCTATGCAATGTTAGTGCATGCATTCTTAAAAAGAGCAAGGAACTGTGTAATTATACACCACACACCATCATGTTACTAAGAGTgtgataaaaaataataataaaaaaaaactttaaaaggaaTTATTGACAAAATTTGAGCAAACATTTAATCTTCAAAGGCATTTCCAGCTTGCCCTTAAAAATTCTCTTCATAAAGCACTATAAAATTCTTTTGATCCCCAAATGACCCAGTAGTTCTCCCTTTTAACCTTAAAGACTCACTAGTGTTGTAGACCTTGCTttgattttaaaagcactgctCAGAATTATGAGTAATGTGGTGTTTTGCTCCATTTTGGTTGGTGTTTTGCAGATTTTGTGGCACACTTGGTCACCTGTTGCTTTTCAGTTTGTACGTCATCAGGTTGAAGTGCTGTTTAACTCAAACTTCTCAAAGTATTCAAACTTTGTTTGGCCTCTAAACTGAAGGTTATTAAATGTActattttgttgttatttaaaatactgtaatactACCCAATAGATTTCTTGGCACTGCAATGAATATAAATCAAAGGAAATTTGACTAAAAACTGCTAGAAAAAATAACACTAACAAGTACCATTGTCCATACAGCACCTTGAGTTTAATCATACaagacagaaaatcaaactgtttGTTCATGAGGGATAAATACTAAATCTGAAAAGTGTAGACAAACTGTGCAATCTGTCTGATTTATTTGTCTAAGAACACACACCTGTGAACCTCTACAATATATAGTAGTATCATACTCTTCTACTTGTCTACTATTTTTTAAAGGTTGCATTTAAGTTCAGTCAAGTTTCTTGCTTCAATAAAGTTTAATAGTCTAATGTATCAAAAGATCAGTGACCAATCCACTCTATCACCATGCCACCCTTAACAAGTCTCAGGTAAGAGTGACGCTTCTCCAGATTGAAAGCTGTCTTGTTCAAGATTTTGCCATTTTGGCCTAAGGTCTTTAACCGTTGAGCCGAGTGAGTAACTAGTGAACATTCACTTATCTGCTGTGCCAGAAATCCCTAATCATTGCATTAGGCACGGAGCTAAGCTTGTCTAATCCGCATAAAATGTTTAAGTCCAACGATTTACATTCAAAAACACTAACAATACAAATGGGACACACTTGTGACTTGCTTGAGCCAAGTGGATTAAGTGGATCAGTATAGATGGTCATAGCACTGTTGAGGCGGTTAACTCCCCTGGCTGCTCTTTGTCCACCTCTAACTGCCATAAGCCACATCCCCCACCTGAAATCTCTTCCACAACACAGTGAAAGCTGTGCACCAGCTAGAGTCAACTAAAGATGCACAAATCCTGTTTAAGCTCAATGCGGACAGCCATGGGTTTCCAAAAGTGGACTTTGGTGCCTAGACTTTGTTTTAAAGCTTCTTTTCACATGAAGACATTAGACACCCTTTCCAAGGAAAACCATTGACTTACTTTACTTCTAACATCGTGTTATACTTTTTGCGCCCTAAAAACCTCCCTAAACATCTTTATGTTCGCTCCTTAAGAAAAATTGAGCCATAATAGTAAACTTTTACTGAACAGAAGCAAAATCCTCTTGCTGTAGTGTGACTGGTAGAAATGCTGGCACTGCAGCCTGCTGAGCAGCAGTTCAATTGCCATCACCTGCGGAGAGCAGCAGTGGCACTCTTAGCATAGCTATCAATCATGGAGCTTACCTGCAACTCTCAGTAGTACAGTAGTCAGGTACCAGTGCATCTGACAGAGCCCAATCAGAACATGAGTGACACCTCCATTATTATGGAAAGAGATTAATAATcagatatttttcatttatgttctaacactttttaAGGGATTAACATAATCAGTTATAGTTgaagaaatacaaaataagTTTGGTGTTTGTCTTTATTAAACTTCTGCTGTGCAACTCAAAGAATTAAATGTGTGTCGGTGGATTCAGTAATCCTAAATTTGCCATTTTTgtttggtgtttaaaaaaaaaaaagggtgacaAGTCGGTTGCTACCATGGGAGGATATGACTAAATGAGCTCCAGTATTGTTCTGTGTTCAGATGTAGGTATTCCTAGAGCTGGCTCACTAGAGCTGAAAATTGCCTATGCCCTCTGGGAAACAGAGGGTGCCAACCTCACTCTTCCACGTCTTATGTCCTCACTTTGTCTTTTCTGGTTGACTCAAGGCTGGCCAGATTttacagagttaaaaaaaataaataaatacaaagtgaaGTCAGAAACACTTGGTGCATTTTTCCTTAAGTTAAAGTTTCTGTAAAGTACTTTttcaggtgaaaataaataccCACTTACACAATGGTTTTGCCAGAAACAGACAACAGGTGTCAGCTTTCAGTTCACATAGCTTCAAGCAAAAATATAAGAAACATTGTTTCCAAATGTCCCAGCAGTGTGGTTGCACTTAAACTGATGCATTTGACTGCTCTCCTAGTGTCCAGATTTCCAGTCCCCATCTCCGAGCATTGATCCCAAGCAAATCCCCGGGCACTTGCACCCTGCTTTCGGTGATTATATGCAATTTCATTGCAGGCCCTCTCCATGGGAGCGTGCAAGGTTAGGCCTTCGTTTACTTGCCATTTGCACAGGAGCATGACTGGAATGTAAAAACCCCTGCAATGCTACAGTCCAGCTAATCCACAGGGGTTACAGATTTATTTAGCCTACCTGTTAGTGGTTCTACCGTTTACTgaaataagcatttttttttaaatcacaatttTACTTGCTGATTCTAAGGTCAATGCTTCTCTATTGtagacaaaatataaatatgtctactttctttctttttaaacaaaaagaggtGTTATAAGTACAGCTTCAATAAAATAAGGTAATGTGGGCAGGTTCAGATCTATCATGACTAGTATATATACAATGAAAAGCTACATCTTTTTGGATTCCTATTTGAGGTTAAGCTCAGGTTTGCCTCTTTGTAAACTAGTCTTTACAAAGACTAGTTGTCATTCAGACAGGGATACTGACAACGAGAGGAgatacacagagacacagaaatgCATACAAATATTTTGGGGAAAAAGTGTAGCAGGAAATGAAAACTGTTCTGataacaatcaaaacaacacaGCATCCCAGTGTTCTGATGAGACATGGCTACCAAACGATCCAAATCTTGCGCTGGAGTATAATTACGAATTTGCATTCATTTCCTCAAGCTCTTTCTACTGTCTCAGGGGTATCAGACTGTGAGTTATAGATCTTGACAGATGCCTGTAGAGATTCAGagtaaatatttatattgtgAATGATCAAAGCTATTTGTTAATCCATTTTCAGTGATTTATTGGATATTGGATTACTAAACAAAATAGGCAAGGCATTGTCCTTGTCTCACAAACCTGAGCTAGACCTGAGAAATCCTGATAGGTAATACCATCTGCAAACTCTTCCAGGATGTTGACATGGGAAGAGACCCAGCATCTCCACAGATATCTCCACAGAAAGCATCCTGTTTAACAGTGGTTAAACTCAAGGGGTTAGTGCAGACAAACTCTTGAGAAAGTACTCTTTGGCTTCTTTTCAGTGTCATACTTAAAGTCTCTACCCAGATGTTATGACAATGGCTAATGGATGGCATCACCCACAACACTGAGAGACAAACATTCTCTTAACCAACACAGTCCAGTACAATACCCGCATCTACTTGTCAGGGTCAGGCTCTGCCTTAAGCCCTGTCCACTCAGAAAGTGATTTGCTCATTGCGTATTGCTGTCGGTGATGATTGGTTGCTAGTAGTCATTGCAGGCTCTAGTCCGCCCCTCGTTTCTTTCTACTTtgaaggaaaatgagaaatacgtgccatgatttattgaaatgtggaAATATAtgtggaaatacagtatttaaggcaaaaacagagttcttcaacacagcctgaactctctaaGCCaagctttcttttaatttctttaatctTCAGAAatcgttctccaggcttcttgaaggacattcaaagctcttcttgggatgttggctgcctttttattccgttctctgtcaacatgatgccacactgcttcagtaatattgaggtctgggctctggggaggccactttatgactgatagtgttc encodes:
- the chrm2a gene encoding muscarinic acetylcholine receptor M2a; translation: MDAFNFTYWNASEGNDTEVVEESESAYKTVEVVFIVLVAGSLSLVTVIGNILVMLSIKVNRNLQTVNNYFLFSLACADLIIGLCSMNLYTVYIVIGYWPLGPVVCDLWLALDYVVSNASVMNLLIISFDRYFCVTKPLTYPVKRTTKMAGMMIAAAWVLSFILWAPAILFWQFIVGGRTVPEKECYIQFFSNAAVTFGTAIAAFYLPVIIMIQLYWQISRASKSRVKKDNRKPSGVNPESLSPGQRRNNTPKSNNNNVPGEDAGHSQSQNAADGANQHDGKLQNGKGPSSTNAEGETEGDDVARENCTPGEEKESSNDSTSGSVVASNQKDEEPAPSTANSSLETSQPLTRQRAKAGGSKLTCIKIKTKSPKGDCYTPSNATVEIVPTSERQNHVARKIVKMTKQPPNKKKKAAPSREKKVTRTIMAILVAFVATWTPYNVMVLINTFCSSCIPNTVWTIGYWLCYINSTINPACYALCNVTFKKTFKHLLLCQYKNIRSAR